One segment of Desulfovibrio sp. DNA contains the following:
- a CDS encoding portal protein yields the protein MTAHIQNGIAPAGQSAPLSSAQSSAQYAVDVQALSRRHDALLRRRAPWDAAWQSLADHFLPTRCRLNPQVDAAEEGPMLNRGLVDATGILAMRTLAAGLQGGLTSPARPWFRLSLDDADLARSRPGQAWLDEVANRMRTVFQRSNFYNAMHTMYGELGTFGTAFVFELADPQHGFRFIPLCAGEYALDCDAARRVDTVFRRSAMTLRQIVQAFGPSALPETLREAARRNPEERRNVIQAVYPRENTQHGLADASRMPVASVYWLEGRDGNRHALKVSGFRSFPGFGPRWDVAGNDVYGRSPAMDALPDCRMLQQMGVTTLKAIHKAVDPPMSVAAGLRSVGLDLTPGGVNYVDSAPGQSPQAATPLLQINPDLATARKAMESVQDQIRKGLYNDLFKLILDGRSGVTASEIAAREEEKLVLVGPVLERLHDELFIPLMDRTFECMRELDMLPPCPPELAGRRLRVEFVSLLAQAQKLVGINAADQYMALTLKASSAWPEALDTLNVDHLLDNYAESLGLPVSLTRPPEERQQLRAARADAAQTQVLTEALGKGVDMVRQLSQSPLSGPDGKQGSVLDGIARLLRNALPGGLARAEHTKKAQATGQAGQRNEPKGAKPEEYC from the coding sequence GTGACCGCACACATCCAGAACGGCATTGCACCTGCGGGGCAGTCAGCGCCCCTGAGTTCCGCGCAGAGCTCTGCGCAATATGCTGTGGACGTGCAGGCCCTTTCCCGGCGGCATGATGCCTTGCTGCGCCGCCGCGCACCGTGGGATGCGGCATGGCAAAGCCTGGCGGATCACTTTCTGCCCACGCGCTGCCGCCTCAATCCGCAGGTGGACGCGGCGGAAGAAGGCCCCATGCTCAACCGGGGGCTTGTGGACGCCACCGGCATTCTGGCCATGCGCACGCTTGCGGCGGGCCTTCAGGGCGGCCTCACCAGCCCGGCACGGCCGTGGTTTCGGCTGAGCCTTGACGATGCCGATCTGGCCCGCAGCCGTCCCGGTCAGGCATGGCTGGACGAAGTCGCCAACCGGATGCGCACCGTGTTTCAGCGGTCAAACTTCTACAATGCCATGCACACCATGTATGGCGAACTGGGCACCTTTGGCACGGCCTTTGTGTTTGAGCTGGCCGACCCGCAGCACGGCTTCCGCTTTATCCCCCTTTGCGCGGGGGAATATGCGCTGGACTGCGATGCAGCGCGGCGGGTGGATACGGTGTTTCGCCGCAGCGCCATGACCCTGCGCCAGATCGTTCAGGCATTCGGCCCCTCGGCCTTGCCCGAAACTCTGCGCGAGGCGGCGCGCCGCAATCCCGAGGAGCGGCGCAACGTCATTCAGGCAGTATACCCGCGTGAAAACACGCAGCACGGGCTGGCAGACGCAAGCCGCATGCCCGTGGCATCCGTCTACTGGCTGGAAGGGCGCGACGGCAACCGCCATGCACTCAAGGTTTCGGGCTTTCGCTCCTTCCCGGGCTTTGGCCCGCGCTGGGATGTGGCTGGCAACGATGTGTACGGGCGCTCGCCCGCCATGGACGCCCTGCCCGACTGCCGCATGCTGCAACAGATGGGCGTCACCACGCTCAAGGCCATCCACAAGGCGGTTGACCCGCCCATGAGCGTGGCTGCGGGCCTGCGCTCCGTGGGGCTTGATCTCACCCCTGGCGGCGTCAACTACGTGGACAGCGCTCCGGGTCAAAGCCCACAGGCGGCAACGCCCCTGTTGCAGATAAACCCCGACCTCGCCACGGCGCGCAAAGCCATGGAGTCGGTTCAGGATCAGATCCGCAAGGGGCTGTATAACGATCTGTTCAAGCTCATCCTTGATGGTCGCAGCGGCGTGACAGCCAGCGAAATCGCGGCGCGGGAGGAGGAAAAACTGGTGCTCGTTGGCCCGGTGCTGGAACGCCTGCACGATGAGCTGTTCATCCCGCTCATGGACCGCACCTTCGAGTGCATGCGCGAGCTGGACATGCTGCCCCCCTGCCCGCCCGAGCTGGCGGGCCGCCGCCTGCGCGTGGAGTTTGTATCCCTGCTGGCGCAAGCCCAGAAGCTGGTGGGCATCAATGCGGCAGACCAGTACATGGCCCTGACCCTCAAGGCTTCCAGCGCATGGCCCGAAGCCCTGGACACCCTCAATGTGGATCACCTGCTCGACAATTATGCGGAAAGTCTGGGCCTGCCCGTGAGCCTCACGCGCCCGCCGGAGGAACGCCAGCAGTTGAGGGCCGCCAGGGCTGATGCCGCCCAGACGCAGGTTCTCACAGAGGCCCTTGGCAAGGGGGTGGATATGGTGCGTCAGCTCTCGCAAAGCCCGCTTTCCGGCCCTGACGGCAAACAGGGCAGCGTGCTGGACGGCATCGCGCGTCTGCTACGAAACGCCCTGCCGGGCGGCCTGGCCCGCGCTGAACATACGAAAAAGGCACAGGCAACAGGACAGGCGGGGCAACGTAACGAACCCAAGGGCGCAAAGCCGGAGGAATATTGTTGA
- a CDS encoding S24 family peptidase produces the protein MKKAQAPLVSAFGARMRQRRENLGLHKQVLADTVGLSLTTIQQYENGQMPKGSHAVRLADALECSLDWLLAGRGDCGNGMAQTPEARLMMVPMAEARLSAGTESFESGGEVLRHYAFRWDFLRRKGNPAQMVLLRVSGDSMQPRIVNNDVVLIDQSQREPVPGRIYAVGVEDMVYLKVLDAMPGKLILTSINPDFAPIEADTSEQLGGLVRIIGRAVWVGRELD, from the coding sequence ATGAAGAAAGCACAAGCGCCCCTGGTATCAGCTTTTGGCGCGCGCATGCGTCAGCGCAGGGAAAACTTGGGTTTGCACAAGCAGGTGCTAGCAGACACGGTGGGTCTGAGCCTGACGACAATTCAGCAGTATGAGAATGGGCAGATGCCCAAGGGCAGTCACGCCGTGCGGCTCGCCGATGCCCTTGAGTGTTCACTGGACTGGCTGCTGGCCGGGCGTGGTGATTGCGGCAACGGTATGGCGCAGACGCCTGAAGCGCGGCTTATGATGGTTCCCATGGCTGAGGCCCGGCTCTCTGCTGGGACAGAAAGTTTTGAAAGCGGCGGCGAGGTGCTGCGGCACTATGCCTTCAGGTGGGATTTTTTGCGGCGCAAGGGCAACCCTGCGCAGATGGTGCTGTTGCGCGTCTCCGGCGACAGCATGCAGCCCCGTATTGTGAACAATGACGTGGTGCTGATAGACCAGAGCCAGCGTGAACCAGTGCCTGGGCGCATATACGCTGTGGGTGTGGAAGACATGGTCTATCTCAAGGTGCTGGATGCCATGCCGGGCAAGCTCATACTTACCAGCATAAACCCGGATTTTGCCCCTATCGAAGCCGATACCAGCGAGCAACTGGGCGGGCTGGTGCGTATCATTGGCAGGGCCGTATGGGTGGGGCGGGAGCTGGACTGA
- a CDS encoding terminase family protein, with translation MSQPAPHVIPYCPRPLQWRFHEERTRFCVLLCHRRFGKTVAAVNDLVRQALRVGRHDWRAAYAAPFLGQAKAVAWDYCKQFAGAVPGTRFLESELVCVLPTGGRIRLLGTENAQALRGLYLDDLVLDEPADMPREVWTQVLRPMLADRQGRALFCGTPQGTDNLLYDVWQQAGADEEGIWSRFRFPASETGYLPQQELAAARRGMDEAEYLQEFECSFAAAVRGAYYAPLLDTAEREGRIRPLPHAPELPVHTAWDLGMDDATAIWFFQVEPSGCWRILDYYEASGEGLAHYAQVLAAKARPAETAESTAPNLPDGTIAGRGFVYGSHIAPHDIRVRELGTGLSRWESAAQLGIRFTLAPALSLADGIDALRRQLPRFWFDAAACAQGVKALRAYRRRWKAGSGQSSQVAQAGSGPLHDWASHAADALRYAVTGFRPQQETASGARRARTDYDFFGGR, from the coding sequence ATGTCCCAGCCTGCGCCCCATGTCATCCCCTATTGCCCTCGCCCTTTGCAGTGGCGCTTTCACGAGGAGCGAACCCGCTTCTGCGTGCTGCTCTGCCACAGGCGCTTCGGCAAAACAGTGGCGGCGGTCAATGACCTGGTGCGCCAGGCATTGCGCGTGGGCAGGCACGACTGGCGGGCAGCCTATGCCGCGCCCTTTCTTGGGCAGGCCAAGGCCGTGGCCTGGGACTACTGCAAGCAGTTTGCCGGGGCCGTGCCCGGTACGCGATTTCTGGAAAGCGAGCTTGTCTGCGTGCTGCCCACCGGGGGCCGCATCCGTCTGCTGGGAACGGAAAACGCGCAAGCCCTGCGCGGCCTGTATCTTGATGATCTGGTGCTGGACGAACCGGCAGACATGCCTCGCGAGGTGTGGACGCAGGTGTTGCGCCCCATGCTGGCCGACCGTCAGGGCCGCGCGCTTTTCTGCGGCACGCCTCAAGGCACGGACAACCTGCTCTATGACGTATGGCAGCAGGCAGGCGCTGATGAAGAAGGCATCTGGTCGCGCTTCCGCTTTCCCGCCTCAGAAACCGGCTACCTGCCGCAGCAGGAGCTGGCAGCGGCGCGCCGGGGTATGGACGAGGCCGAGTATCTTCAGGAATTCGAGTGCTCTTTTGCAGCGGCGGTGCGCGGTGCTTACTACGCGCCCCTGCTGGATACAGCAGAACGCGAGGGGCGCATCCGCCCCTTGCCCCACGCGCCGGAGCTTCCCGTGCATACAGCCTGGGATCTGGGCATGGATGACGCCACGGCCATCTGGTTTTTTCAGGTGGAGCCATCAGGCTGCTGGCGCATCCTCGACTATTACGAAGCTTCCGGCGAGGGGCTGGCGCACTATGCGCAGGTGCTGGCCGCCAAGGCCCGCCCTGCCGAAACGGCGGAATCAACGGCCCCCAATCTCCCAGATGGAACCATTGCCGGACGTGGATTTGTTTATGGTAGCCACATCGCCCCGCATGACATCCGTGTGCGCGAACTGGGCACCGGGCTGAGCCGCTGGGAAAGCGCCGCCCAACTGGGCATACGTTTTACCCTGGCCCCGGCTCTCTCGTTGGCTGACGGCATAGACGCCCTGCGCCGCCAGTTGCCGCGCTTCTGGTTTGATGCGGCGGCCTGCGCCCAGGGCGTAAAGGCCCTGCGGGCCTACAGACGGCGCTGGAAGGCTGGCTCCGGGCAAAGCTCGCAGGTCGCGCAGGCAGGCTCAGGCCCCTTGCACGACTGGGCAAGCCACGCGGCAGATGCCCTGCGCTACGCCGTCACGGGCTTTCGCCCGCAGCAGGAAACAGCCTCTGGCGCGCGCCGCGCCCGCACCGACTACGATTTTTTTGGAGGACGCTGA
- a CDS encoding Mor transcription activator family protein, with translation MTNRIINPVQPDNNQPEPAKSSAKTSAPEGDSRARRKNNPAWGHALRMAETEEQWRELINHLPDNARQIWRALNDMKQFWGVLRAFGGQCIRVPRKVPKDRTHPLRKTLGLKCLRKLMATFGGTNLYVPRCTALMTRVRQHEIIKGFSRSTGRGSSSTAAVSSLARRHGVSDRRVWQILKKESSVPPQGKLLLMLGDSAQISAQKQDNAL, from the coding sequence ATGACCAATAGGATCATTAACCCAGTACAACCCGATAACAACCAACCAGAACCCGCCAAATCTTCGGCGAAGACCTCTGCACCGGAAGGTGATTCACGTGCACGCCGCAAAAATAATCCCGCATGGGGCCATGCCCTGCGCATGGCTGAAACTGAAGAACAATGGAGGGAGCTTATCAACCACTTGCCAGACAACGCGCGCCAGATATGGCGGGCCCTGAATGACATGAAACAATTCTGGGGAGTGTTGCGCGCCTTTGGCGGGCAATGCATACGCGTCCCCCGCAAAGTGCCCAAAGACAGAACTCATCCGCTGCGCAAAACTCTTGGCCTTAAATGCCTGCGCAAGCTCATGGCGACTTTTGGCGGCACAAACCTTTATGTACCCCGTTGTACAGCTCTTATGACCCGCGTCCGCCAGCATGAGATCATCAAAGGTTTTTCACGCAGCACAGGGCGCGGCTCAAGCAGTACGGCTGCGGTGTCCAGCCTGGCACGCCGCCACGGCGTATCCGACCGCCGCGTTTGGCAGATTCTGAAAAAAGAGAGCTCCGTTCCCCCGCAGGGCAAACTGCTGCTGATGCTTGGAGATTCCGCGCAAATTTCTGCCCAAAAGCAAGATAATGCGCTGTAA
- a CDS encoding GNAT family protein has protein sequence MRFTYAPIVDQHARDDVFEHMEAEGLTASAMSSLLKPTLAQWQTITAPERGVLLGCYGPPPEAASAYASTPAPLLACAMFSPRRGRVWEFDFTTFRQWARLAVPMAHGGLSWAFANLDCSAVMGLCPAPNRHAWRLAEACGFRVLGRLPGACLHTRKNTWVDGVLVLCTPQDLSAIIQHQQTAIIKHKEHVMGFGGGGTPDVPAVAPVPKQEVEKPVTEAATAARQNQKDKAAKAAGINGSVYTSPLNRADATRKTLLGQ, from the coding sequence ATGCGCTTTACATACGCCCCCATTGTGGATCAACACGCCCGCGATGACGTTTTTGAACACATGGAAGCCGAAGGCCTCACAGCCAGCGCCATGAGTTCTCTGCTCAAGCCCACGCTGGCCCAGTGGCAGACAATCACCGCGCCGGAAAGAGGCGTTTTGCTGGGCTGTTACGGCCCGCCGCCGGAAGCCGCCTCTGCTTACGCGTCCACCCCGGCCCCATTGCTGGCCTGCGCCATGTTCAGTCCCCGCAGGGGGCGGGTGTGGGAGTTTGATTTCACCACCTTTCGTCAATGGGCGCGGCTGGCAGTGCCCATGGCACACGGGGGCTTGAGCTGGGCTTTTGCAAACCTCGACTGTTCCGCCGTCATGGGGCTTTGCCCGGCCCCCAACCGCCATGCATGGAGACTGGCCGAAGCCTGCGGATTCCGCGTGCTCGGGCGCTTGCCCGGCGCATGCCTGCATACCCGCAAAAATACATGGGTGGACGGCGTACTGGTGCTCTGCACACCGCAGGACTTGTCAGCAATCATACAGCATCAACAAACGGCAATCATTAAACATAAGGAGCACGTCATGGGATTTGGAGGAGGCGGCACGCCCGATGTACCCGCAGTTGCGCCCGTTCCCAAGCAGGAAGTGGAAAAACCCGTAACCGAGGCCGCCACTGCGGCGCGCCAGAACCAGAAAGACAAGGCCGCCAAGGCGGCGGGCATCAACGGCTCTGTGTACACCAGCCCGCTCAACCGCGCGGACGCAACGCGCAAAACCCTGCTGGGGCAGTAG
- a CDS encoding glycosyl hydrolase 108 family protein: protein MPNLFDTAHAFTARWEGGLTDHPADPGGLTKYGVSLRWVQDLAQQARQECLRQHRSCDGCSAACTPNCTYNGLDLDMDGDVDADDIRACTRQQAAALFKKHFWDALGCAALPLPLSVALYDGAVNMGPARAVRQLQQGMNAVGEDQLDHYLPIAEDGIPGPRTAELAEALESANLQWFAARQILRLRDAFYRDLAARRPSLKVFLEGWRNRVKALAQYLAELEREAN from the coding sequence ATGCCCAACCTGTTTGATACCGCCCATGCTTTTACCGCCAGATGGGAAGGCGGCCTCACCGATCATCCCGCTGATCCGGGCGGTCTGACCAAGTACGGTGTTTCCCTGCGCTGGGTGCAGGATCTTGCCCAGCAGGCACGGCAGGAATGCCTGCGCCAGCACAGAAGCTGCGACGGCTGTTCCGCTGCGTGTACCCCCAATTGCACATACAATGGCCTTGATCTGGATATGGACGGCGATGTGGACGCTGACGACATCCGCGCCTGCACCAGGCAGCAGGCCGCCGCGCTCTTTAAAAAGCACTTCTGGGATGCTCTTGGCTGCGCCGCTCTGCCCCTGCCTCTGTCCGTGGCCCTGTACGATGGAGCGGTCAACATGGGGCCAGCCAGAGCCGTACGCCAGTTGCAACAGGGCATGAACGCCGTTGGCGAAGATCAGCTCGACCACTATCTGCCCATTGCCGAGGACGGCATCCCCGGCCCGCGCACGGCTGAACTGGCCGAAGCGCTGGAATCAGCCAACCTTCAGTGGTTTGCCGCCCGGCAGATACTGCGCCTGCGCGATGCCTTTTACCGTGATCTGGCTGCCCGCCGTCCGTCCCTCAAAGTGTTTCTTGAAGGCTGGCGCAACAGGGTCAAGGCCCTGGCCCAGTATCTTGCGGAACTTGAGCGGGAGGCAAACTGA